One genomic segment of Deltaproteobacteria bacterium includes these proteins:
- a CDS encoding NAD(P)-dependent oxidoreductase, protein MTKRILITGAGGFIGKKLAKAFVEAGFSVRAMDISPEPLKEPINFGAEPVIARLEDKDAISKAVAGVDTVIAAGAVFDLAAPISVMRSANVDGVRNLAEASLMHDVEQYIHFSTVGVYGRPAEVPCKSDSPKNPRNNYEKTKWEGEQLFWSLMKGKAVCASAVRPTLVYGPGSRYGHAMFLSILELIGIKKRKLPLIIGSYKNHHVHVDDVVEAVLCIAQHPDRVKDKVFNIADESPVNIEEFCKSLADALNFEYGKSFKISQRLWDIVIGFSMHVPDFLFKRINDRIYKHWSWLCSKYGIEQALRPRFDKDWLGYFKGDHIYDTSELKELGYKFKYPLFREGMKTTVDWYREHKWLV, encoded by the coding sequence ATGACAAAGAGAATTTTAATAACAGGGGCTGGTGGGTTTATAGGTAAAAAACTCGCAAAGGCTTTTGTAGAGGCCGGATTTTCTGTAAGGGCAATGGACATATCGCCGGAGCCTTTAAAAGAACCGATTAATTTTGGGGCAGAGCCTGTGATTGCCAGGCTTGAGGATAAGGATGCAATATCGAAGGCGGTAGCAGGGGTTGATACTGTTATAGCTGCCGGTGCGGTTTTTGATCTTGCTGCACCCATTTCTGTTATGAGATCGGCAAATGTGGACGGCGTAAGAAACCTTGCTGAAGCCTCGTTGATGCACGATGTGGAACAGTATATCCATTTTTCAACCGTAGGCGTGTATGGCAGGCCTGCCGAAGTCCCGTGCAAATCTGATTCACCAAAGAATCCAAGAAATAATTATGAAAAAACAAAATGGGAAGGCGAACAGTTATTCTGGAGTCTTATGAAAGGTAAAGCTGTATGTGCCTCTGCTGTAAGACCGACCCTTGTTTATGGACCTGGAAGCAGATACGGACATGCAATGTTTCTATCCATCCTTGAATTAATTGGCATAAAGAAAAGAAAATTGCCTCTGATAATTGGTTCATACAAGAACCATCATGTTCATGTTGATGATGTTGTTGAGGCTGTACTGTGTATAGCACAACATCCGGATAGAGTTAAAGACAAAGTGTTTAATATAGCAGATGAATCGCCGGTTAACATTGAGGAGTTCTGTAAAAGTCTTGCAGATGCACTGAATTTTGAATATGGCAAATCTTTTAAGATATCACAGAGATTATGGGATATAGTCATTGGCTTTTCGATGCATGTTCCAGATTTTTTGTTCAAGCGCATAAACGATAGGATTTATAAACATTGGTCATGGCTCTGTTCAAAATATGGCATAGAACAGGCATTGAGACCAAGATTTGATAAAGACTGGCTTGGCTACTTCAAGGGTGATCACATCTATGATACCTCAGAACTCAAGGAACTCGGTTATAAATTCAAGTATCCATTGTTCAGAGAAGGTATGAAGACTACTGTAGACTGGTATAGAGAACACAAATGGCTGGTATGA
- a CDS encoding NAD(P)/FAD-dependent oxidoreductase, protein MENKSIIIIGGGLAGLSAGCYALMNGYDVQIYEHAAIPGGVCTSWKTGNYLIDGCIHWLAGHRPGASVYEIYRELGIVDTAKFLNVKSYINFVDAKTGKHFELTSDYENVKSQLIRISPEDKGTIEKFLQACLVMAELQMPTGGSSEKKKLLYRLAELRKKGKILKYFFKYNLSLKDYAKKIKNKWVKDIMVNLFLQDMTTLFSMLMLGYLFNNQLGMVEGGSIRFVLPIEKRFKKLGGKITYNMAVDKILVENDAAVGVKLSDGSVHKSDIVISAADLHSTLFDMLDGKYVGKRFEYMFKNWKMFSPLMLISFGVTGDIKRYPPVNVFFLKEPFKIGNTGIDRLLVRDYSYDKVMNPGDKTVIQAEIETEYDYWMELRKNKEEYYKEKDNVAQNILNKLEEFYPGIKSKVEMIDVVTPCTFLRYTRNYRGAFEGWLMTGETLRMPVPKTLNGLKNFYLTGQWVEPGGGVPTAVASGRRIIRNICYDAKREFVTKLP, encoded by the coding sequence ATGGAGAATAAGTCTATAATCATTATCGGCGGCGGGCTTGCCGGGCTTTCAGCAGGCTGTTATGCACTTATGAACGGATACGATGTGCAGATCTATGAACACGCTGCAATTCCAGGCGGTGTATGTACATCATGGAAAACCGGCAATTATCTGATTGATGGTTGCATACACTGGCTTGCTGGGCACAGACCAGGTGCATCTGTTTATGAGATATACAGAGAACTCGGCATTGTGGATACAGCAAAATTCCTTAATGTAAAATCGTATATAAATTTTGTTGATGCAAAAACGGGCAAACATTTTGAGCTTACCTCGGATTATGAAAATGTGAAAAGTCAGCTGATACGCATATCTCCCGAGGATAAAGGTACAATAGAAAAATTCCTTCAGGCGTGTCTTGTAATGGCTGAGCTGCAAATGCCCACAGGCGGTTCTTCTGAAAAGAAAAAACTGCTCTATAGACTGGCAGAACTCCGGAAGAAGGGAAAAATATTAAAATATTTCTTTAAGTACAATCTGTCGCTGAAGGATTATGCTAAAAAAATAAAAAATAAATGGGTTAAGGACATTATGGTAAACCTGTTCCTGCAGGATATGACTACATTATTCTCAATGCTGATGCTTGGATACCTCTTTAACAATCAGCTCGGCATGGTTGAGGGAGGGTCTATCAGGTTTGTCCTTCCAATAGAGAAACGGTTCAAGAAGCTCGGGGGTAAGATCACATACAATATGGCGGTAGATAAAATCCTCGTGGAGAACGATGCTGCTGTAGGCGTAAAGCTCTCCGATGGCTCTGTGCACAAATCAGATATTGTGATTTCCGCTGCGGATCTGCACTCAACGCTTTTTGATATGCTTGACGGGAAATATGTTGGAAAGAGATTTGAATACATGTTTAAAAACTGGAAGATGTTCAGCCCGCTTATGCTCATAAGTTTCGGAGTAACTGGTGATATAAAAAGGTATCCGCCCGTTAATGTTTTTTTCCTGAAAGAACCGTTTAAAATCGGGAATACCGGAATAGACAGGCTTCTTGTCCGTGATTACAGCTATGATAAAGTAATGAATCCTGGAGATAAAACGGTTATTCAGGCTGAGATTGAGACAGAGTATGATTATTGGATGGAGCTAAGAAAAAACAAAGAAGAATATTATAAGGAAAAAGATAATGTTGCTCAGAACATCCTTAATAAGCTTGAAGAATTTTATCCCGGCATAAAATCAAAGGTTGAGATGATCGATGTTGTAACGCCCTGCACATTCCTAAGATATACACGCAATTACAGGGGTGCGTTTGAGGGCTGGCTTATGACTGGTGAAACCCTTAGGATGCCTGTCCCTAAAACGCTGAATGGCTTGAAAAACTTCTATCTGACAGGACAGTGGGTGGAGCCCGGCGGAGGTGTGCCGACTGCAGTCGCCTCCGGCAGACGCATTATCAGAAATATTTGTTACGACGCTAAAAGGGAATTTGTAACAAAACTGCCTTAG
- the acs gene encoding acetate--CoA ligase: MANEIKQNGRGFSEAEIAVHWKEEELIYPPTTFVAQANMADPDIYERFSEKHFPECFKEYADMLTWDHYWHTTLDTSNPPFWKWFVGGKLNASYNCVDRHLQKYKNKAALIWVPETEEESDAVITYQELFVRVNEFAALLRDFAGLKTGDRITFHLPMVPELPISMLASARLGIIHSEVYGGFSGQACGDRIQDSQSTVLVTIDGYYRSGNLIDHKANADIAVKRAEELGQKVDKVLVWRRHKGQYASKSPMIKGRDFFIDDLLKEFKGARVEPISMPAEAPLFIMYTSGTTGKPKGAQHSTGGYLSYVAGTSKYIQDIHPEDVYWCMADIGWITGHSYIVYGPLALAATSVMYEGVPTYPDAGRPWRIAERLNVNIFHTAPTSIRMLRKAGPNEPAKYNYHFKHMTTVGEPIEPDVWRWYYYEVGKKEAAIVDTWWQTENGGFLCSTIPAIKPMKPGSAGPGMPGIYPVIYDENAKEIEKGSGRAGNICIRNPWPGIFQTIWGDPDRFVKTYYEKYCKNKNSTDWRDWPYFAGDGAMEAEDGYFRILGRIDDVINVAGHRLGTKELESACLTVPEVAEAAVVPVVDEVKGRVPVVYIALKPGYENQGEKIAQKIVATIESVIGKIARPKNIYIVPDMPKTRSGKIMRRVLSAISNRFNVGDVTTLANADIVEKIRVLVQGKDKVTEEKAPEDLEHFGEEK, encoded by the coding sequence ATGGCAAACGAAATCAAGCAGAACGGAAGGGGATTTAGCGAGGCAGAGATTGCCGTACACTGGAAGGAGGAAGAGCTTATCTATCCGCCTACAACCTTTGTTGCCCAGGCAAACATGGCAGATCCTGATATATACGAACGTTTTAGCGAGAAGCATTTTCCAGAATGTTTTAAAGAATATGCGGACATGCTCACGTGGGACCACTACTGGCATACAACCCTTGATACAAGCAACCCTCCATTCTGGAAATGGTTTGTAGGCGGCAAATTGAATGCGAGTTATAACTGTGTGGACCGGCATCTTCAGAAGTATAAAAACAAAGCGGCTCTTATCTGGGTACCGGAGACAGAAGAGGAATCGGATGCCGTTATTACCTATCAGGAGCTTTTTGTAAGGGTTAATGAATTTGCCGCACTGCTGAGAGATTTTGCAGGCCTAAAAACCGGTGATAGAATAACATTTCACCTGCCCATGGTGCCGGAATTGCCGATATCAATGCTTGCAAGTGCACGGCTAGGTATCATCCATTCCGAGGTGTACGGTGGCTTCAGCGGACAGGCATGCGGTGACAGGATTCAGGATTCACAGAGTACGGTTCTTGTGACAATAGACGGTTATTATCGGTCCGGCAATCTTATAGATCATAAAGCTAATGCGGACATAGCGGTGAAAAGGGCAGAAGAACTTGGTCAGAAGGTTGACAAGGTACTCGTATGGAGAAGACACAAAGGACAATATGCATCGAAGTCTCCCATGATAAAGGGCAGAGATTTCTTTATCGACGATCTGCTTAAAGAATTCAAGGGCGCACGGGTGGAACCGATATCAATGCCTGCGGAGGCACCGCTGTTTATCATGTATACAAGCGGCACCACAGGCAAGCCGAAGGGTGCCCAGCACAGCACAGGAGGGTATCTTTCGTACGTAGCAGGAACGTCCAAATATATACAGGATATTCATCCGGAAGACGTGTACTGGTGTATGGCGGATATAGGATGGATTACCGGACATTCGTACATCGTGTATGGACCTCTTGCGCTTGCGGCAACAAGCGTTATGTACGAAGGTGTTCCGACGTATCCCGATGCCGGACGGCCATGGAGGATCGCCGAGCGTCTTAACGTAAACATCTTTCATACGGCACCGACATCCATACGCATGTTAAGGAAGGCAGGCCCGAACGAGCCGGCTAAGTACAATTATCATTTCAAGCACATGACAACCGTTGGAGAACCGATAGAGCCCGATGTCTGGAGATGGTACTACTATGAAGTAGGAAAGAAAGAGGCCGCTATAGTCGACACATGGTGGCAGACTGAGAACGGCGGGTTTTTATGCAGTACTATTCCGGCGATCAAACCAATGAAACCAGGCAGTGCGGGCCCTGGCATGCCCGGCATATACCCTGTTATTTATGACGAGAATGCCAAAGAGATCGAAAAGGGCTCGGGCAGGGCAGGGAACATTTGTATCAGGAACCCATGGCCCGGTATTTTCCAGACAATATGGGGGGATCCGGATCGTTTTGTAAAAACCTATTACGAGAAGTACTGCAAGAATAAAAACAGCACGGATTGGAGAGACTGGCCGTACTTTGCCGGTGATGGTGCCATGGAGGCTGAAGACGGGTATTTCAGGATACTCGGCAGGATTGACGACGTAATCAATGTAGCAGGCCACCGTCTTGGAACAAAGGAATTGGAATCAGCCTGTCTGACAGTCCCTGAGGTTGCAGAAGCAGCTGTTGTGCCGGTGGTGGACGAGGTGAAAGGAAGAGTACCTGTTGTTTATATAGCTTTAAAGCCAGGTTATGAAAATCAGGGAGAAAAGATAGCACAAAAAATAGTGGCAACCATTGAGAGTGTGATCGGCAAGATTGCAAGGCCTAAAAACATATACATAGTGCCGGACATGCCGAAGACACGTTCTGGTAAGATCATGCGCAGGGTGCTTTCAGCCATTTCAAACAGGTTTAATGTGGGTGATGTTACCACACTTGCCAATGCAGATATTGTCGAAAAGATCCGCGTACTTGTTCAGGGCAAGGACAAGGTAACCGAGGAAAAAGCACCGGAAGACCTTGAGCATTTCGGGGAAGAAAAATAA
- a CDS encoding OprO/OprP family phosphate-selective porin, with protein sequence MKHGLWVLTIVVALLLAFSGIRSSYAVTITESKDASTTVKFLLQIQSQAEQDATNNRQGWAGDFFVRRARILLFGNVTPFVNYFVETDEPDYGKRGNTNPSFFIQDAYITLHLYRNDVKLDTGMLLLPFSHNGRQAASSLLPVDYDISSVFGRYPVNGSVVGRVFGAELSGFLINGHLNYIALVSNGVDAQTSRVTTTTTGEPAAVLNPSDSKRFTGRVQYNVFDTDDVLGFFYAGTYLGAKKILSVGASYDEEPNSISDDPSNVNFTKVGNYSAYDVDVFLDYPIAYPSIDSGVITAQAAYLRYNYDNLNYDDGTAYYVELGYLFPWVIGWGRLEPVIKIDSFTSSQTPASGTYLNFTRYHFGVNYWIKEHEANIKAEYLVDSESSKIAGVDTHGQDIATVQFQILF encoded by the coding sequence ATGAAACATGGTTTATGGGTTTTAACAATCGTAGTTGCATTGTTATTGGCGTTTAGTGGTATACGAAGTTCATACGCTGTAACAATTACAGAAAGTAAAGACGCATCAACTACCGTAAAGTTCCTATTACAGATACAGTCTCAGGCAGAACAGGACGCAACTAATAACAGGCAAGGCTGGGCAGGGGACTTCTTTGTCAGGAGGGCAAGGATTCTTCTTTTCGGTAATGTAACACCGTTTGTAAATTATTTTGTCGAGACCGATGAGCCGGATTACGGCAAAAGGGGTAACACCAATCCGAGTTTCTTTATTCAGGATGCTTACATCACGCTGCACCTTTACAGGAATGATGTAAAGCTTGACACTGGCATGCTGCTGCTCCCATTCTCTCATAACGGCAGGCAGGCAGCGAGTTCATTGCTCCCGGTGGATTATGACATATCTTCTGTATTCGGAAGGTACCCGGTAAACGGCAGTGTAGTGGGAAGGGTTTTTGGTGCTGAACTGAGCGGTTTTCTGATCAATGGACACCTGAATTACATAGCACTTGTATCGAACGGTGTAGATGCGCAGACCTCCAGGGTAACAACAACCACCACAGGTGAACCCGCGGCAGTATTAAATCCGAGTGACAGTAAGAGGTTTACCGGAAGGGTACAGTACAATGTGTTTGACACGGATGATGTACTTGGTTTTTTCTATGCCGGCACATACCTGGGCGCAAAGAAGATTCTTTCGGTCGGTGCAAGTTATGATGAAGAACCAAATTCAATATCTGATGACCCAAGCAACGTTAATTTTACAAAGGTCGGTAATTACAGCGCCTACGATGTGGATGTGTTCCTTGATTATCCTATTGCCTATCCCTCCATAGACAGCGGGGTCATTACAGCACAGGCAGCATACCTGAGATATAATTATGATAACCTTAATTATGACGATGGGACAGCTTATTATGTAGAACTGGGTTACCTGTTTCCATGGGTTATAGGATGGGGAAGGCTTGAGCCTGTTATCAAGATTGACAGTTTTACAAGTTCACAGACACCCGCCAGCGGTACATATCTTAATTTTACAAGATACCACTTTGGCGTGAATTACTGGATAAAAGAACACGAGGCAAATATAAAAGCAGAGTATTTGGTTGACAGTGAAAGCAGCAAGATCGCCGGTGTGGACACACATGGTCAGGATATAGCTACAGTGCAATTTCAAATACTCTTTTAA
- a CDS encoding ATP-binding protein — MNIHSVYLLFIALAYLVILFIIAYHAERKEKAGSSIVNNPYIYSLSLAVYCSSWTFYGSVGKAATSGLAFLTIYIGPTLMAVLWPVVLKKVIRITKANRITTISDFIGSRYGKSLTLSAVVTIIAVIGVIPYLGLQINAIMSTFTIITGESTSTGIVGLGITFGVSIFAIIFGARHLDSSERHSGIVFAIAFESIIKLIAFISVGIFVTYFLFHGFGDIFSQIKHAGYSKLLLIGNGSGTSYGEWFALNFLSMMAIVFLPRQFQMSVVENYDESHITKAMWLFPLYLFLINIFVLPIAFAGLLKGVTEHRADYFVLTLPLKYGSHFLSLFAFIGGFSAAMSMMIVSSIALSTMIMNSIVMPGLVNFHNMPQFHDWVLNIKRLVILMIIFLGYLFAAYIGEFYSLVDIGLRSFEAVSLFAPAFFLGLYWRRGNKAGALTGLIAGFLVWFYMLMMPGMVKAGIISRTGVVGRMMDSKLLNPDTMFGVHGLGRWAGPLVWSMLFNVMLYIGVSVFTKRSKEEEIQALVFVESYEKIKELTVGSSYNVTDIEDLLAQYIGHSEAYEAVQRFLTRKDTTREQLTPRELFELRNDAEMVLASAIGIPMSSIIFEDKLVLTENEREELSESIKYITRSLRTSRQELTERNRELMYLKKFSENIIDSALVGIITVNGFLKVNYWNREMEQLSGIKKAEALSRSILLLLPWLPNRVFMQNVENELTLRDQGGKTFRVKTSLFNDPLGGFVIIIEDISEKKKMEEQLFQASKLANIGKLTAGIAHEIGNPLASIFSLVQELRILRFNTRKDISFTVESLNTINNHIERIAKIVRSLGDFARVYSSGKTVSNISEIIDRTISLVKYDKRFKHIEFNKYADGIPELLVNADQMQQVFLNLILNALDAMPGGGRLDISTTVNDGFVEIRFRDTGTGIDPSVVDKIFDPFFTTKPLSRGTGLGLNICYNIIKEYNGNISVNSKKGEGTVFVITLPIRDNIKAG; from the coding sequence ATGAATATCCACTCCGTATATCTCCTTTTTATCGCACTGGCTTATCTGGTAATACTTTTTATCATAGCATACCATGCCGAGAGAAAAGAAAAAGCAGGCAGCAGCATAGTAAACAATCCGTACATTTACTCGTTATCTCTTGCAGTATACTGCAGTTCATGGACGTTTTATGGAAGTGTTGGAAAGGCGGCTACTTCAGGGCTTGCATTCCTGACTATTTACATAGGTCCAACCCTTATGGCTGTGCTCTGGCCCGTTGTGCTGAAGAAGGTTATCAGGATCACGAAAGCAAATAGGATTACAACTATATCGGATTTCATAGGTTCAAGGTACGGAAAATCTCTCACACTTTCCGCTGTGGTTACCATTATAGCAGTTATAGGGGTTATTCCTTATCTTGGTCTGCAGATCAATGCCATAATGAGCACCTTTACCATTATAACAGGTGAATCGACGAGCACAGGTATCGTTGGTCTGGGCATTACATTTGGAGTGAGTATATTCGCCATTATCTTTGGTGCAAGACATCTTGATTCATCAGAAAGGCACAGTGGTATTGTTTTTGCTATAGCATTTGAATCCATTATTAAATTGATTGCATTTATATCGGTAGGTATCTTTGTAACCTATTTTTTGTTTCATGGATTCGGCGATATCTTTTCACAGATCAAGCATGCAGGATATTCAAAACTTCTTTTAATCGGTAATGGTTCAGGAACGAGCTACGGCGAGTGGTTTGCCCTTAATTTTCTGTCCATGATGGCAATCGTATTCCTGCCGAGGCAATTCCAAATGTCCGTTGTGGAGAATTATGACGAATCGCATATTACAAAGGCTATGTGGCTTTTTCCTCTTTATCTTTTTTTGATTAACATATTTGTATTACCCATTGCATTTGCAGGGTTGCTTAAAGGCGTGACAGAACATAGGGCTGATTACTTTGTCCTTACTCTGCCATTAAAGTATGGCAGTCATTTTCTCTCCTTGTTCGCCTTTATCGGAGGATTCTCTGCTGCGATGAGCATGATGATCGTATCGTCCATCGCACTCAGTACTATGATCATGAACAGTATTGTCATGCCCGGTCTCGTAAACTTTCATAACATGCCTCAGTTCCATGATTGGGTGCTCAACATAAAAAGACTGGTAATCCTTATGATCATATTTTTAGGCTACCTTTTTGCCGCATACATCGGTGAGTTTTATAGCCTCGTAGATATAGGGTTAAGGTCGTTCGAGGCCGTATCCCTTTTCGCACCTGCATTCTTTCTCGGGCTTTACTGGAGAAGGGGAAACAAGGCTGGCGCCTTAACAGGGCTCATCGCAGGTTTTTTAGTGTGGTTCTATATGCTTATGATGCCAGGTATGGTTAAAGCAGGTATAATATCCCGTACCGGTGTAGTCGGGCGTATGATGGACTCAAAGTTATTAAATCCGGATACGATGTTCGGTGTACATGGACTTGGCAGATGGGCAGGCCCGCTCGTATGGAGTATGTTGTTTAATGTAATGCTTTATATCGGGGTATCAGTGTTTACAAAAAGATCAAAAGAGGAAGAGATACAGGCACTCGTATTCGTTGAGTCGTATGAAAAAATAAAGGAGCTTACCGTTGGCAGTTCTTATAATGTAACAGATATAGAAGACCTGCTTGCACAATATATAGGGCATTCAGAGGCATACGAAGCTGTTCAACGTTTTCTGACCAGAAAGGATACCACCAGAGAGCAGCTCACACCGAGAGAACTTTTTGAACTGCGCAATGATGCAGAAATGGTCCTTGCAAGTGCAATAGGAATACCCATGTCGTCGATCATCTTTGAGGACAAGCTTGTATTAACAGAGAATGAAAGAGAGGAGCTCTCCGAATCCATTAAGTACATAACAAGAAGCCTTAGGACATCACGTCAGGAACTCACAGAGAGGAACAGAGAATTGATGTATCTTAAAAAGTTCAGCGAGAACATTATAGATAGTGCACTTGTTGGTATTATTACGGTGAACGGGTTTTTAAAGGTAAACTACTGGAACAGGGAGATGGAACAATTAAGCGGCATTAAGAAAGCCGAAGCACTGAGCAGATCTATACTGCTCTTACTGCCATGGCTCCCAAACAGGGTCTTCATGCAAAACGTAGAAAACGAATTAACCCTGAGAGATCAGGGTGGGAAAACATTTAGGGTGAAAACAAGCCTGTTTAATGACCCGCTTGGCGGTTTTGTTATCATTATTGAAGATATATCCGAGAAAAAGAAAATGGAGGAACAGCTATTTCAGGCATCTAAGTTAGCAAACATAGGAAAATTAACGGCTGGTATTGCCCATGAAATAGGTAATCCTCTTGCATCCATTTTTTCCCTCGTTCAGGAGCTGAGGATATTGAGGTTTAATACCAGGAAGGATATATCATTTACAGTTGAGTCATTGAATACAATAAACAATCATATAGAAAGGATAGCCAAAATAGTCAGGAGTCTCGGAGATTTCGCAAGAGTATATTCATCTGGTAAAACGGTTTCTAATATATCAGAAATAATTGATCGCACTATTAGTCTGGTAAAATACGATAAAAGATTTAAGCACATAGAGTTCAACAAATATGCCGATGGCATTCCCGAGTTACTTGTCAATGCGGATCAAATGCAGCAAGTTTTTTTAAACCTTATTCTAAATGCACTTGATGCCATGCCTGGAGGTGGAAGGCTTGATATTAGTACGACGGTAAATGATGGTTTTGTTGAAATACGGTTCAGGGATACAGGTACAGGTATTGATCCATCTGTTGTAGACAAAATATTCGATCCTTTTTTTACAACAAAGCCATTAAGCAGAGGTACAGGATTGGGATTAAATATATGCTATAATATTATAAAAGAATATAATGGTAACATTTCGGTTAACAGTAAAAAAGGTGAGGGAACGGTATTTGTTATAACGCTT
- a CDS encoding acetate uptake transporter has protein sequence MSEEKQVVLTAIQDTTGNPAPLGLLGFGMTTVLLNLANAGIISLGSMIMAMGVFYGGIAQVIAGIEEWKKKNTFGATAFTSFGLFWLTLVALIFFGKWGWIGGQDTGGMVAYLILWGIFTLVMYIGTLRLNKALQFVFFTLFVLFFLLAAGDATGSKIIHVIAGYEGIICGLSAIYTGLAQVLNEVYGSVVWPVGPVK, from the coding sequence ATGTCAGAAGAAAAACAGGTAGTTTTAACCGCAATTCAGGACACAACAGGAAATCCGGCACCATTGGGCTTATTGGGTTTTGGCATGACAACAGTACTTTTGAATCTTGCGAATGCCGGGATCATTTCTCTTGGAAGCATGATCATGGCGATGGGTGTTTTCTACGGGGGCATAGCCCAGGTTATTGCAGGTATTGAAGAATGGAAGAAAAAAAATACCTTTGGTGCCACTGCATTTACATCTTTCGGACTTTTCTGGCTGACCCTTGTTGCGCTCATTTTCTTCGGAAAATGGGGTTGGATTGGAGGTCAGGATACAGGCGGGATGGTTGCTTATTTGATCCTATGGGGTATTTTTACGCTGGTCATGTACATCGGAACATTGAGACTGAACAAAGCTCTTCAATTCGTATTTTTCACATTGTTCGTTTTGTTTTTCTTACTTGCGGCCGGTGATGCAACCGGCAGTAAGATAATCCATGTAATAGCAGGGTATGAAGGGATCATTTGCGGGTTATCCGCAATTTATACGGGTCTTGCTCAGGTTTTGAATGAAGTTTATGGCAGCGTAGTATGGCCGGTTGGTCCTGTTAAATAG
- a CDS encoding glycosyltransferase — MHDEDATKENLKDTQESNNPSVENILKINKMPRSLKVKFFDVVLKAGIFSIVMVFVIASIYYGSFVRLWDTTIAQGKIFIFFMYASIIYATITSLYLVFRTLLWLRYKPYILKNEPLPSVSVIIPAYNEGAFVEKSIVSAIESGYPLNKLEVICIDDGSKDDTYLYMQKAKARYPDTVKLIKHPKNMGKRHGLYNGFVNAKGSIFITMDSDSVIRKWAIQDIVTPFAKDKRIGAVAGNVKVLNKDRGLIPRMLGVSYILSFDFTRACQSTYGAVLCCPGAFSAYSGSAVKQVMEQWLNERFLNAVCTYGEDRALTNMILHKGYYTVYQNNAVIYTMVPDTYSKLAKMYIRWERSNIRESIILSTFIFKKYREKNRFLPVLNFFIVNMRYPFQYYAIVFLFIHLIFYPMNVFRYLAVVGVISLIYTIYYLRSEKDSDFIYGVLYSYFSIFLLQWIFPYAFLTLRSKSWMTR; from the coding sequence ATGCATGATGAAGATGCAACAAAAGAAAATCTAAAAGATACGCAGGAATCTAATAACCCGTCAGTAGAGAACATTCTTAAAATTAATAAAATGCCTCGATCTTTAAAGGTTAAGTTTTTTGATGTTGTTTTGAAAGCCGGTATATTTAGTATAGTAATGGTATTTGTAATAGCATCTATTTATTATGGATCTTTTGTTAGATTATGGGACACGACAATCGCGCAGGGTAAGATTTTTATATTTTTTATGTATGCATCTATTATATATGCCACAATAACTTCTTTATATTTAGTTTTTAGAACACTTTTATGGCTAAGGTATAAACCATATATACTTAAAAATGAACCATTACCGTCTGTAAGTGTTATAATCCCCGCATACAATGAAGGCGCATTTGTAGAAAAATCAATTGTCTCAGCCATTGAGTCAGGATATCCTTTAAATAAGCTTGAGGTAATATGTATAGATGACGGCTCAAAAGATGATACATATCTTTATATGCAAAAAGCTAAAGCACGGTATCCTGATACTGTAAAACTGATAAAACATCCAAAAAACATGGGGAAAAGGCATGGGTTATACAATGGATTTGTTAATGCAAAGGGCAGTATCTTCATAACGATGGATTCAGATAGTGTTATAAGAAAATGGGCAATACAAGACATTGTAACGCCATTTGCCAAGGACAAACGCATAGGTGCGGTTGCAGGAAATGTAAAGGTATTAAATAAAGATCGAGGTTTGATTCCAAGGATGCTTGGTGTAAGCTACATACTTTCGTTCGATTTTACAAGGGCATGCCAATCAACTTATGGTGCAGTATTGTGTTGTCCCGGGGCATTCTCTGCTTATTCCGGTAGCGCTGTTAAGCAGGTTATGGAGCAATGGCTTAACGAACGATTTTTAAATGCTGTATGTACCTACGGAGAGGATAGGGCACTTACAAACATGATATTGCATAAAGGGTATTACACCGTTTATCAGAACAATGCTGTTATTTATACAATGGTACCTGACACGTATAGTAAACTCGCAAAAATGTATATAAGATGGGAAAGAAGCAATATAAGAGAATCAATAATATTGTCAACTTTTATTTTTAAGAAATACAGAGAAAAAAATAGATTTCTTCCAGTATTGAATTTTTTTATTGTCAATATGAGATATCCTTTCCAGTATTATGCTATTGTATTTTTATTTATACATCTTATTTTTTATCCAATGAATGTATTTAGATACCTTGCTGTTGTGGGAGTAATATCACTTATTTATACAATATATTATCTGCGGTCAGAGAAGGATTCCGATTTCATTTATGGCGTACTATATTCGTATTTCTCCATATTCTTGCTGCAATGGATATTTCCTTATGCATTCCTTACATTGAGAAGTAAATCCTGGATGACAAGGTGA